In Hemicordylus capensis ecotype Gifberg chromosome 4, rHemCap1.1.pri, whole genome shotgun sequence, the genomic window CGAATATCCCCCATTAAGCAGCTAAGCCCAATCAATTTAATGGACCGTGGCACTGTGACCAAGATACATGGAAGAGCATTTGTTGCTGGAGCCTTGCCCATTAAAGTAAGTATTTTTCACAGTCTTGGGGAAAGTGGTATGTATTGAGTGACATTACACAACTGTGTTCTTATTAGCTAATTTTTGTAGACATGGGAATAATACTTCTCTCaattaggagagctggttttgtaatagcaggcatgacttgtccccttagcaaagcagggcccaccctggttgcatatgaatgggagactaaaagtgtgagcactgtaagatattccccttaagggatggagctgctctgggaagagcatctagattcccagttccctccctggcttctccaggatagggctgagagagattcctgcctgaaaccttggagaagctgctgctggtctgtgtaacaatactgagctagatggacctattgtctgactcagtatatggcagcttcctatgttcctatagtatgTACGTGTTTCTAGAAATACAGTATCAAAATTGTGATTGCATTTGCAGATAAAAGGACTTGTTTTGTTGTGCAGCTGTCTTGATTCAAAGTGCTTGCTGTCTGTTCCCTGTAATAGCATTTCTGGTCCCAGCAgtgttgtaatttttaaaaaatctagcacTAGGTCATATTCTTCAGCTTTCTACAGTGGCCAACTACTGTAGATGCCTCTAGAAAGGCCAAAAGCAATGCTCGAAGGGCACTAGTCCTCTTCTGCAGTTGCTTCTCAATAACTGCTATTCAGTGGCAtacagtggtatagaaatgtaattaataaataaaataaataataaatacagctTCTGAAAATGGAGTCTCTATATAGCCACCCTGGCTAATAGCCATGAATAGACCTACTCTCTCTGTCTAatccatttttaaagccatcaagctattgaccatcaccatatcttgtggcagtgaactgTACTTCTTTGCAGTCCATTTGGGTTTTTGCCATCTCACATAATTTGGTGTTGCCTACAAAGCTAGCCACTTCACTACTTACCCTCAACTTCAAATTGTTTATAATAAATAAGGTAAATGGCACAAGTCTCTATTGAGTCTTGAGGGATTATTCTGCCCTccttggtgattttttaaaaaatccctaaaAACAGTCTGCCTTGTAAGGAAAAGAAGCAATGAGTCTTTGGGTGTATTTCCTATAAGTGTTCTTGTGTTGCTTGCTATCTTGTGAACATTCTGGAAAAACATAGGGCCACTGGCATTCTGCTTCTTTAGAGGGCTTTTCAGGAAACACATTCATTCTTCAGTCCCCAGGTAATGACATCATGCCATGCAAATCATGTGCACTGTAGTTGAGAAATTGTGCTGCTAGTCTGTGTCGACTTTATTATGAAGCCTAGCCATATCTATGGTTCAGTACCTAGAGTGGTCACCAAAAATAAGTTGGCCATCCCTGTTTTAGATAAAAAGTGTATTCTGGTGTTTTGGTTTACAAAACACGCCTTGATCTGATTAACAGTTTTCAGGTGGATATAGCTGGCCATTTACAACGTGGTTACTTGCCACTTTATGTATGTGTCCACGTTGTAAGCTAGTTTTCTGTATCATCTTGCCAATTAATGAGAATTTTATCACATATCAGGTGCAGTTCTATAAAAGactgtttctttcctttctttgtaCAGAATCTTTGGTTTAAGACTGGAAGCTTCTTTATCAAGGATTCAAATGTAACCACTGTACCCATTTTATGTTGCCACATTAGTTAGCAAAAGACATGTCATCAGCAGCAGTGCGGTGCATCAGAAAGGAAATCCGGGATCTTTACGTCAACATTCAGGCTGTTCGAGAACCTGATGATCAGGCCTTTGGAACTGGAAGTGGAATAATGTGAGTAGATTGCAATTATCCAGGTTTACCCATTAGGCAACCAAGGGCTCTTCTAGATGCTGATATATTCCAATATCAGCTTAAAGTACTATGAAAAATATAATGGGGAGAAAaattaaaatctatctatctatatgggaATCCACACCAAAATGAAGGAGGTTGCATTGTATTCTTAGCGCTGTCTGCAGCATTCAGTGAAACAACCGTCCTTTTCCAATTTAGAATAAAAGAAGTATAAAAACAGATGGTTAGTTCACTGATTGCCttagattgccagcagatggcactaagaatacAATGCAACCTTCCTTCTTTCTAGTGTAGAtcccccattttattttattttttgcagtaaTTTGGAATATAtcagtgctgggagagcccttGTTAAGCCAAAGTGCTTGGTTTCAAGTAGTCTATTCCAAATGACGGCCATCAAATTAAACTAAAGCATTtggatttaaataaatttaactgGCTCCGGCTACCATTGTAATGCACCAAGAGTTATTTAAAAAAGGGAATGTGTTCTTGGCAGTCAAATTGAGTTTAGAAAAACACATCTGAATAATTGAAAAACAAAGAGATATTTTGTATATTGAGTCGCTTGGCAAATGTCTCTTTTAACCCAAAGAGCTCTAAGCCAAAAAAGATTTATTGAGATCTTGGATTTCTGGTGTAAAAGTAAAGGAAATTGATTTTCTTGTCTGAAGATGCAAAGATTCACATACACCAGGAACTGTCATTTCAGCTTCTTGCTGCTGCGCCTAATACATGATAAGCAACTCCAAATGTTCCCCCAGGTCCTTGTTTGGGAGAGGGAGGATATCAGAGGGTGTGCACTGTGCAAGTCTGTGGAAGAAAAGGATGCTCGGAAGCTCTCTCATGCATGGAAACTCCTTGTTttgtggttctttggatcctaaCCTAGGTTGTCAGCCTTTACAAAAGAATGGAAAAATATTCCCAGGATACGTCTTCCATTTTTGGCACTGTTTGGGGGATGGGGATGGTctcatttcttatttttatattttccaTTTAATGAAGAGACAATTAAGTTTAGGAGCTTTTATTAATCCCAGGCTTTGGGATTATGCAAGTTATGTGTTTGATTACATATATTCTTCAGTGTAAATTTGAGTACGTACAACTACACCTCCTTTAAAGTAAGTAAGGCATCAAGGGATGGGGGGGTGGTTTcgggtaagtaagtaagtaatgcaTCAAGGAGTGTGAGGGTTGTTACGGAGACCTCCACAGGCTGCTTGCTAGCAGGATCATCGCTTGGTAAAAGGGGTGAGAAATTTTGCAGTAGAACATGATTCTACATTCCCATGACACTTTAGTCATGGGAATGTAGAATCATGTCAACCCCCACCTATTGATGCAATCATGATGCTCGAAAAATACCTTTTTCAGTGCCACTGTTGTATGGTACGTACACATTGAGGTTTTTGTGTGTCTCGATATTTGTACACATTATGACATTTTGCTGTGGTTGGAAATTATCTGTTAGCCTTGCAGAAGTAAAAAGATGCATTCTCATTGGCCAAAATCTGGCACAAAATTAAACATATTACATGGAAGGCTGATAAGCTCTTAACACTTGGTTGGACAGTGGTCTTTGACATTTGCCTGGAATTAACAACCCAAAGGGACTGTTATGCTTTAACTCCATGCCTGTTACCAAAGCCTGGCAAAGAGAATTTTCTACATCCAAACATTTTAATCTGTAATAatctttattattttgtttagaaTTGTTGCGGAGACCTCCACAGGCTGCTTGCTAGCAGGATCATCGCTTGGTAAAAGGGGTGAGAAACTTTTCAGTAGAACATTTCTGAATTCTATTTAGCCTTCCAGGAATAACTGTGATTTGTGAATTTTTACAATAAGAAAGAACAGAATTATCAAACAAGAACAGTATCATCATTGATTACAACAAGTAATGTATGTTGTTACAAAGTCTGTACATATTTATGTcaatctgttgtattgtttttatccctgttttatatgtttttagcttgatgtttttattgctttttattgtatgttttaatttttgtaaactgccttggggttttcttttaacgaaaggtggtatagaaatgtaaaaataaataaaatataatataaataaataaattttgctaAGATTTTAATAAATGAAAGTGGACTTTAAGCAGTCTGGTCTAGTGTGTGCTTTTTTAGAGTTATTTATGTGGTTCAAGAAAGGAACCCAACATGGTAAAAATTCATCCTTAGATTGGggattatttgtttttaatctgcAAAGAGATCTTATCCATAATTAACATATTCTAAATTCTTTTGAAATCCTTGATagagggttccccccaccccaattttaattattttgaattTTGCTGCCATTAAGAGGATCGCAACTTCATTAAGGCATGACTCTCAGGAACACATTTATGCAAGTGGAAATGGCttctggaggaaagggagagaggagaaaatAACTCCCTCTCCTCCTTCGTGGCTGTTGGGCTGCACAGTGGGCCattactgggggcagggggatgttGAAGCTCCCTCTGGATTCGCAGCCTTTCTTAAGCCATGtatagggctggatagggctaagGCTGCAGACCATGGTTATATTTTCCATTTAATGAAGAGACAGTTAAGTTTAGGAGCTTTTCTTAATCCCAGGCCTTGGGAGTAATAATtaatcccctcagtcttttttcaCCAGGTAAAAATGCTGACAAAGTTGGAATTGAAGCAGCAGAGATATTGCTTGGAAATCTTCGGCATGGAGGAGCTGTGGACGATTATCTGCAAGACCAAGTAAGAACTGCACATTGAAATTATCTCAGTAAGTGAATAAAGATCTGGAAAGAGCAGGCTGAGATGCCTACCCAAATCAGAACACAGTAATATCAGAGTCAGCTCATTTCACATGGGCTGGTATTCTGAGAACATATTGTACTAGCTCTGCTGCAGCTGTGTGCACAGTCCATTAAGGTGATTTTGATTTATAAACAGAACTTTGCATACTCAGTGGGAacatgggggagggcagggaaatAAACCTGAAATTCAGGAAAAATATGAAGTCTGTGTGACCTGTCTACCTTGAACAAATTAAGCATACagttacatattttaaaatattgtataatGTTGATATAGTTTCACAGAGGCCCATGCACTACGCAGGTTACTCCGGCTCTGTCTCATGGCCACCAATAATCCTATTCAGTCACTTCTCCCACTTCTGAGATTTTACCACACTTGATGCACATAGTTCCTCAATCATTTACTAAAATAAAGTGTTGAGATTCTTGAGATACTGAATTCTGAATCTGATGCAAAGCAGCTGATGTACAGCACACCCAAGAGAAGGCCTCTGCTCCAATATCATCATTGTTGTCTTTTTGAAAAGGCTGTAAAATTTTCATGTCTCATCAAGCctttatgtaaggtttaagtagTCTGGGACAGCTTGATCTTATATATGGTTTTATTATGGAGTTGTtaaagttggggtgtgtgtgtgtgtgtgtgtgtatagtatatataaataaaattagtttTGAGCATTGTGGAAAagcaatattaaaacatttaGTAATAAATTGTAGTAAAGGTTTATGggctggggccatagctcagtgggtggagcatctgctctgcatccagaaggtcccaggttcaatccctggcatcttctccaggtagggctgggaaagacgcctgcctgaaaccctggagaactgctgccagtcagtgcagacaagactgaggtcgatggaccaatgttctgactcagtataacgcagcttcctgtttctgtgtttcttatGTCAGCAAGAGTACCTAGAGGAGCATAGCTGTGGACCTCCTTCACCTTGGAATCTCACCAAAGTCTTAAGTGCCGATTGCCATTTTGAAACCTTGGGTGAAATCAATAATGGGTTGGCTCTCAGTGCCCATGAATGGGATTTCATGTTGATTTTGTTACCTGCTACACAGCTTCAGGATAGGCATGTGCTATAAATGCAAAAGAATAAATCATGAAGGAATGGATTCCAGTGGAAGCATGCTTGGATCATATGGATGGGATCGTCAAGGAATAGTGCTTTGACTAGCATGCTTTAGCTGCCTTGAAAGTAACACTGTATCACAATGGTAATTACCGGTTGCTTCCCCCCTTGTTTTCAAGCTGATCATTTTCATGGCATTAGCAAATGGGATCTCTAGAGTGAAAACTGGACCGATTACTCTTCATACACAAACTGCTATACATTTTGCAGAACAGTTGACAAAGGTGAGTGCGGATATCATTAAGGTCAGTTGCTGAGGCTGTCTTTGCTTTGAATCAAACTAGATATGCATTCAAACTTTCTATAGAGGTGTGCTTCTAACAGGAAGTGCccctcttgctttaaaaaaaaaagacaaaaaagcAGTGGGGAAGGGACTCTAGTTGGGACTGGAGTGCACAGGGAGAGAAGATTAACCTATTAATTTTGTGTCATATTTCCGCTAAAAACCACCCTCTGGACTGGCaatttgaagaagctgctgcttcaATGAGgggcaggtttaaaaaaaataaatttttttttacacttctatcccgctccttctccaaggagcccagagcagtgtacatggttatgtttatcctcgcaacagCCCTGTTAgttagcttaggctgagagatacatgattggcccagagtcacccggtgagcttcatggctaaatggggattcgaactcgggtcttcccggtcctagtccaacactctaacaactacaccatgctgtctctTATCAGCACAAGGGGAAAGAGTGAACCGGACCCACTCAAACTAACACCCTCTTGCCCAAGCATCTGGTTTTTTGCAAAGAAGAGGTGCTTCTGATTGAAAGCATGATTCTGTAGTATATGTTTGCATGtatatctagtttgacccttggATCTGATAGCAGTGGTGAgatctgttggagctaggaccctggcagcaacagctctcagctgcagtgtatcatagtgaccactggaggTGGGTGGGTTAGGCCCAATGGATAAAAGTTCTGGActgctcccctctttgttcttccagtgttagtctccattttgtctcttcagagatggctgtttgtttttggtctctctccagccatgagctacagctgaaattaagctgcaggctttttcacatttgtttgtaaccttttctttaaataaatccttttagttcttcagtactaaagaactgtctcaagacctcttgctttgctgctttctcacccaactggttttgctttgctatttggggactgccATTTTCCCCCTACAAGATCAGTGGTACTGATGTTTTTATTATGAAATGCCATCCCAAAAGAAGTCTGCTCACACTTTAAATAATTTCAGATGACCGGTGGGAACCTTTTTGTTCAAGTTTTTAattatggggggcgggggtggggtggttgtTGAATTGCTCTTTGCTGTTAATTTTGGTGTTGTTTATAGAGCTTGTGTTTTTTCCTCcactgttttgatttttattgAGGGTTTcagtagttaaaacaataaagaaaGGACAAAAATCCTGTGTTTTCCCCCTCCCTACCTCCTGTATCTCATGAATTTAACATGTAGCATAATTCAAGCAATCAGTTCTCAAATCACTAGGAATGGgcactattaaaaacacaaaattaaCATTACAAGAAAAGGAGAATGGTGAGCTGAGCAGTCTATCTGACCATGAAACATCAATAATAATCAGAAATTCATTTCAAATAGATCCAGAAATGTTGAGCATATATTTAAATAGAGCCTGATTTTAATACTTGTGAATGCTGCCACCTCAAATAAAGGTAGttgcaaacttttttaaaaagtaataaaatttttaatgttgatttcAGGCCAAGTTTACTGTGACAAAATCAGAAGATGAAGAGGCAAAGGATGCCTGTATTATTGAGTGCCAAGGAATCGGAATGCTGAACACCAATTTGtagctggtttttgtttttaataaaataatacctCAGTAATGAATTGCACTACATTTCAGCTGGCATATTTGGGGGTAAAATAGGGATAGTGTGATTAGTTTAAGTCTAATGAAGGGTAGTCATTGTGTGGGGTATGGACAATAGAGCCATTCACCTTTGGCTGATCATGAAACATACGGCCAGCTGTTCAACAGAGATGCAGCAGAGCTGAAAACTATTATGTTCtgtgtttaaaactgttttaaaatttcagtGTTTAAAAATGACTCATGTGATTCAGAAATCTTCTCCTCTCTGGGTCTATCGTATAAAATCCTTTACCCACTTTGCAAAATACTGTGCACAGAAATACATTAGTCAGCTGTTGCAACctatggttttgggtttttttataaTTTCTGTAACCATTTGTTGCATGCACATGATTTCTGACACACAAAAATAAAGGAATCTAACCAGATTAATTGACTGTGTTTGCTAGTTCCTATCAGTAAAACACAGAGGTTTGTGATCAACACTTCAGTTGATTTGAGATGTGTTTGTAtgcaatatgtatttatttttacttctCAGATAATGTAGAAGACATATGAAAAATATTTACTGAGTGTATCTATTGGATTCTACTTCCACCCCGAAGCTTGTtgctgtattctatctagtaatattttgCGTTGTGGTGTTTgaatgtttgtcccagtggagatcctatAGGAGCGCGTGGGGAATGGAGTGAGAAAGAAAAACTTGCCTTTATTCTATATTCCTATTCCATTCTCTGTTATTCAACACAGTAGTTTGTGCATATGCCCTAACTAGAGGAGGCAAATACAATGTTTTGATTTCTGTATTAAACATTTTTATCACATTTCTCCCACCTTTTGGAGTGGCTTGCAAAACCATAATATAATTGTATCATAATCTTCAAAACACTAAAATGTCTTCCCCAAAAGCAACAAACCAGTACAGAAAATAAGAGCAAAAGAAACAGTTCATAAAAACAGTGGATAAAAAATGAATgccctccactttccccatttCATCCACCACATTCAAGAAAAGGTAGTCCTGGAATTTTCTCAAAGAGCTAATTGAGTGGGCTGTTGATGAACCTTGCATTGGTCAGTCTGTGTGAGATGCTGTATTGGTGGCCTCATTACCCTCTTAGCTTGTAGAATGTAGGACAAACATCCACCCTGGAAACGTGTTAAAAAGCCAAGAGTGTTTTCAAGGCCTGCCCAGTATAGGACTTTTGCCATAAGTATGGGGCCCTAAGTTTTCTCAGTCCAATATTGCTTCCAGCCTCTCCTTCATACACCCTGTTTGATCCCAGCTCTTTCCCAGAAGGGATGCTATTTTGCTGCCACTGGCTTGCATGCTTCACGGGGTAACACGGATAGTTCAGTACTGCCCCTGGCAATGCATGTGTCTAAAACACCGCCTGCAGTGTTGAGGAACAACCCTGTTCCACTGGGACTTAGAATTGCTCAGTCATAGTTGCATGATGTTGTGtcatttccaatggaagtagcattgtgcaactgcagtttgcaCTTCTAAGTTGCAGTGGAACAGGGCTGATCCACAACACCGCAGGTGGTGTTTTAGATACTTGCAGTAGCACAGACTATACTGAACCATCAGTGTTACCCTATGTAGCATCTGAGCAACTATCTTTTATGCATATTTCAAGCATAACCACAACTTGGCTTCTGATGCTGCTTTTTAGTTGTgtttgatgatgatgttgatgatgatgataaatctGGGATGCTATTTACAGGTTTCCTGTGCATTGTCTGGCTGAAAGTTGGAATTTGCAAGGAGAATAGACGTCGTGATATATACTTAATTTGATCCATTTCAGTTTTGCAGTTCAACATCCTGCTTGACAAGATACTCAAAGGGATCTTAACTGTTGGAGTGTGGACAGTTTTCTCCCACTAGTGGCAAGATGAAGCCCAACTGGACTAAGTAGCTGCACTTATGTGACCACCTGGGGCTAAGATCCTAAGTAAAAGCTCCTTCCAGGAGACCGCCCTGATTGCGTTCAGGTGGGCTGACTCTCACCCCGTGTTCCCAGTTACCGATATTTGCCATGAAATCTGGCAGAGCTCTCTCCCTGAATGTGCCCgtgtgattttctttttaatcaaAACAATCCTGCTGTTCAGATGCATTTCTAGTGTTAAGAAATTGCctggtgggggcagcaaagaacTAGATAAACACAATTTTCTGTGGTTGATATCAAAACTATTACTCataagtagttccattgaaattaatgaggcaagttagtcatggctgTCAGCCAGTACTTTTAAAGCCTAGTTCTAAAATGAACAACTAATTGGTGTTGAGCTATAAAAATCAGTAATAACAGTTTTTGCTCAGGTTTCCAGTTATTTCTTCTTGGGCCTCTCTTACCAGTCCACCCTTAAAGAAGCATGAAGAGCAGCACCCATTCTTGGGCATTTTTTCCAACAAAGCAGCAAAATTCAATACTGTGGGGTCAATATGGTTCAATGAATAGAGAACAGGACTTGGACTTGGGAGCCTTGGATAAACTCCCACCTCTGCCAGCTACACTAGGTAGCCTTAGGCAAATCTCTCTACTTCAGACCTAGTTTCTCAGAACCAGTGCAGTATAGCAGAATATCAGAAAAATCAGGGAAACCTGGCTTCAGCTCCCTGCCTTCCAAGGaaacccataagaacagccctgctggatcaggcccaagacccatttagtccagcaaactgttttgcacagtggcccaccagacgtctctgagaagcccacaggcaaaaggtggacgagggcatgccttctctcttgctgttgctcccctgcaactggtatttagaggcatcttgcctctgaggttggaggggcctatagccttcagactagtatccattgatgaatctgtcctccatgaatttgtccttaaagccatccagcctgctggttgtcaccacatcttgtggcagagaattccagaggctaattatgcattgtgtgaaaaagtacttccttttgtcagtcctaaacttcttggcaatccatttcatgggatgacgcctggttctagtgttacgtgagagggagaacaatttctgtcaattttctccacaccatgcatgattgcatagtcctcttatcatgtctccctgcagtcatctttttttctaaactaaatagccccaggcattgtatccttgcctcataaggaaggtgctctaggcccttgatcatcttggttgccctcttctgcacctcagATCACTGGGTGACTTTGTGTTGATGTATGTCTCTTGGCCTAATCTATCTTAAGGGTTTTTGAGAAGATAAAATAGCTGAGGGCAGGGAA contains:
- the RTCA gene encoding RNA 3'-terminal phosphate cyclase isoform X1; translated protein: MGDGDRVEIDGGIMEGGGQILRVSTALSCLLRVPLQVKNIRAGRSQPGLRPQHLSGLEMVRDLCDGQMEGGQIGSTEITFTPGKIKGGTHIADTKTAGSVCLLMQVAMPCVLFAASPSELRLKGGTNAEMAPQIDYTVMVFKPMVEKFNLTLDCDIKKRGYYPKGGGEVIVRISPIKQLSPINLMDRGTVTKIHGRAFVAGALPIKLAKDMSSAAVRCIRKEIRDLYVNIQAVREPDDQAFGTGSGIIIVAETSTGCLLAGSSLGKRGKNADKVGIEAAEILLGNLRHGGAVDDYLQDQLIIFMALANGISRVKTGPITLHTQTAIHFAEQLTKAKFTVTKSEDEEAKDACIIECQGIGMLNTNL
- the RTCA gene encoding RNA 3'-terminal phosphate cyclase isoform X2; its protein translation is MVRDLCDGQMEGGQIGSTEITFTPGKIKGGTHIADTKTAGSVCLLMQVAMPCVLFAASPSELRLKGGTNAEMAPQIDYTVMVFKPMVEKFNLTLDCDIKKRGYYPKGGGEVIVRISPIKQLSPINLMDRGTVTKIHGRAFVAGALPIKLAKDMSSAAVRCIRKEIRDLYVNIQAVREPDDQAFGTGSGIIIVAETSTGCLLAGSSLGKRGKNADKVGIEAAEILLGNLRHGGAVDDYLQDQLIIFMALANGISRVKTGPITLHTQTAIHFAEQLTKAKFTVTKSEDEEAKDACIIECQGIGMLNTNL